The Bombus pascuorum chromosome 11, iyBomPasc1.1, whole genome shotgun sequence genome has a window encoding:
- the LOC132912267 gene encoding transferrin isoform X4, protein MVVIVSKDVRNIWDVKGKRFCHPGLDTTDDWTNAFSTYFDEWVILRKCDPDKTLLENRMDGLSNFFEAACIAGAWTADTTYDSRLKSKYRNLCAACDNPVGCYTNDAYYGREGALFCLTDNAGDIAWVRLNDTLLHFKTERISKENYKYLCPDGTTRPVKLDKPCVWITKPWPMVVARSEVAEKVEKMMSSLKTDKFSSILRQLLENYHPTPVSTDTLETPEDFLTRFPRFMTANNRATCHPSRRVKWCVASNLEENKCRWLREASIVYGVEPAISCIQELSRAGCLKTLKTERADIFVAKPEELFDARKMGLKTIVQVVPKRNNDFVRIAAIVQQDSWIKSLRDLKGVKACFTGYRDVGWYAFVAALKNISGTKPYCSDTEAVANFFAESSVVGLSDSDGKMPYNLHALNIQANGVGKDLIAFDCMMSNVGDVAFVDLKNIEGKIGNPGYQTRNNKYRTLCLNEVDSDEICLLTWAPLGMVITHENITDVRREEIYSMLLEMDKLFGITFKGPTPAFSMYGIYDSNHSIIFPDETQHLQLEVHQIQRVASYPVIIDDLVKQANCNGAAYLNFHYSYMKVIYILIVVLSKLQIT, encoded by the exons ATGGTAGTCATAGTATCTAAGGATGTGAGGAATATATGGGACGTTAAGGGTAAGAGATTCTGTCATCCTGGACTGGATACCACTGATGATTGGACCAATGCATTTTCTACg TACTTTGACGAATGGGTAATATTGAGAAAATGTGATCCGGACAAGACGTTGTTGGAGAATCGAATGGACGGTTTGTCGAATTTCTTCGAGGCAGCTTGTATAGCTGGCGCTTGGACCGCCGATACCACATATGATAGTAGATTAA AATCGAAGTATAGGAATCTTTGCGCCGCGTGCGATAATCCAGTCGGCTGTTATACGAATGATGCCTATTACGGTCGCGAAGGTGCTTTATTCTGCCTCACTGATAACGCAGGTGACATTGCCTGGGTTAGATTAAATGATACTCTGCTGCATTTTAAG ACGGAACGGATcagtaaagaaaattataagtatCTTTGTCCGGATGGTACGACGAGGCCCGTGAAACTTGACAAACCATGCGTATGGATAACAAAACCATGGCCGATGGTCGTCGCTAGATC AGAGGTAGCAGAAAAAGTGGAGAAGATGATGAGCTCCTTGAAAACGGACAAGTTCAGTTCAATACTACGTCAATTGTTGGAAAATTATCATCCGACGCCGGTGAGCACAGATACTCTGGAAACGCCGGAGGACTTCCTAACAAGAT TTCCTCGTTTCATGACCGCTAATAATCGCGCAACGTGCCATCCATCGAGAAGGGTGAAATGGTGCGTCGCGTCCAATTTGGAAGAGAACAAGTGTCGGTGGCTCAGGGAAGCTTCGATCGTGTATGGTGTGGAACCAGCAATTTCGTGTATCCAGGAATTGAGCAGAGCAGGTTGTTTAAAGACTCTCAAGACCGAGCGTGCAGATATATTTGTTGCAAAGCCGGAGGAGCTGTTTGACGCCAGAAA AATGGGTCTAAAAACGATCGTGCAGGTGGTACCCAAGAGGAACAATGACTTTGTTAGAATTGCGGCTATCGTCCAACAGGATTCATGGATCAAGAGTTTGAGAGACTTGAAAGGAGTCAAGGCGTGTTTCACGGGATATCGAGACGTTG GGTGGTACGCTTTTGTGGCTGCTCTGAAGAATATATCAGGTACAAAGCCTTATTGCTCGGACACGGAAGCAGTTGCTAACTTTTTTGCAGAGAGTTCCGTCGTTGGTTTGAGTGACAGCGACGGCAAAATGCCATATAATTTACATGCCTTGAATATCCAAG CGAATGGAGTTGGGAAAGATTTGATTGCCTTTGACTGCATGATGTCTAATGTTGGAGATGTGGCTTTTGTTGATTTAAAGAACATCGAGGGGAAAATTG GCAATCCTGGCTATCAGACGAGGAATAACAAGTATCGAACCCTATGCCTTAATGAGGTCGATTCGGATGAAATATGTTTGCTTACGTGGGCTCCGTTAGGCATG GTGATAACACATGAAAATATAACAGACGTAAGACGAGAAGAAATCTACTCGATGCTTTTAGAAATGGACAAGCTTTTCGGAATTACTTTCAAGGGCCCAACGCCTGCGTTCTCCATGTATGGAATATATGATTCAAATcatagtattatatttccG gACGAAACTCAACATCTACAGTTAGAAGTTCACCAAATTCAACGTGTAGCGAGTTATCCTGTTATTATTGATGATCTTGTAAAACAAGCTAATTGCAACGGCGCGGCATATTTGAATTTCCATTATAGTTATATGAaggttatatatattttgatcgTTGTGTtaagtaaattacaaattacctGA
- the LOC132912326 gene encoding uncharacterized protein LOC132912326, protein MTIRDAGCVGAVRDIEHPISLARKVLEKTEHVLIVENGAQKFALDNGISILPPGSLNISESLMSSFESLTCCMNEEQEGNEWRNDTKGEKKECDSDCFINRSQDGEAYPYCVLSTDLDGDDPITIQVCFLLHHYFIILLDFRHIIKS, encoded by the exons ATGACGATACGCGACGCTGGATGTGTAGGCGCTGTTCGTGACATAGAACATCCTATTTCTTtag CACGGAAAGTATTAGAGAAAACGGAACATGTTCTAATCGTCGAAAATGGAGCTCAAAAATTTGCCTTGGATAacggaatttcaattttaccgCCGGGAAGTTTAAACATATCCGAATCATTAATGTCAAGTTTTGAATCGCTAACATGTTGTATGAATGAAGAACAGGAAGGAAATGAATGGAGAAATGATACTAAgggtgaaaaaaaagaatgcgATTCGGATTGTTTCATAAATCGATCTCAAGATGGTGAAGCATATCCATATTGTGTATTATCTACTGATTTAGACGGGGATGATCCAATAACTATACAGGTGTGTTTTCTACTGCaccattattttataatactattaGACTTCAGACAcattataaaatcataa
- the LOC132912267 gene encoding transferrin isoform X3 has product MAKADFTVMEPEDLVAASAYNEYNILVTNELRMLPDEKQRYEMVVIVSKDVRNIWDVKGKRFCHPGLDTTDDWTNAFSTYFDEWVILRKCDPDKTLLENRMDGLSNFFEAACIAGAWTADTTYDSRLKSKYRNLCAACDNPVGCYTNDAYYGREGALFCLTDNAGDIAWVRLNDTLLHFKTERISKENYKYLCPDGTTRPVKLDKPCVWITKPWPMVVARSEVAEKVEKMMSSLKTDKFSSILRQLLENYHPTPVSTDTLETPEDFLTRFPRFMTANNRATCHPSRRVKWCVASNLEENKCRWLREASIVYGVEPAISCIQELSRAGCLKTLKTERADIFVAKPEELFDARKMGLKTIVQVVPKRNNDFVRIAAIVQQDSWIKSLRDLKGVKACFTGYRDVGWYAFVAALKNISGTKPYCSDTEAVANFFAESSVVGLSDSDGKMPYNLHALNIQANGVGKDLIAFDCMMSNVGDVAFVDLKNIEGKIGNPGYQTRNNKYRTLCLNEVDSDEICLLTWAPLGMVITHENITDVRREEIYSMLLEMDKLFGITFKGPTPAFSMYGIYDSNHSIIFPDETQHLQLEVHQIQRVASYPVIIDDLVKQANCNGAAYLNFHYSYMKVIYILIVVLSKLQIT; this is encoded by the exons ATGGCCAAAGCCGACTTTACCGTAATGGAACCGGAAGATCTGGTCGCAGCATCCGCGTACAACGAATACAACATTCTAGTCACGAATGAGCTAAGAATGCTTCCAGATG AGAAGCAACGTTATGAGATGGTAGTCATAGTATCTAAGGATGTGAGGAATATATGGGACGTTAAGGGTAAGAGATTCTGTCATCCTGGACTGGATACCACTGATGATTGGACCAATGCATTTTCTACg TACTTTGACGAATGGGTAATATTGAGAAAATGTGATCCGGACAAGACGTTGTTGGAGAATCGAATGGACGGTTTGTCGAATTTCTTCGAGGCAGCTTGTATAGCTGGCGCTTGGACCGCCGATACCACATATGATAGTAGATTAA AATCGAAGTATAGGAATCTTTGCGCCGCGTGCGATAATCCAGTCGGCTGTTATACGAATGATGCCTATTACGGTCGCGAAGGTGCTTTATTCTGCCTCACTGATAACGCAGGTGACATTGCCTGGGTTAGATTAAATGATACTCTGCTGCATTTTAAG ACGGAACGGATcagtaaagaaaattataagtatCTTTGTCCGGATGGTACGACGAGGCCCGTGAAACTTGACAAACCATGCGTATGGATAACAAAACCATGGCCGATGGTCGTCGCTAGATC AGAGGTAGCAGAAAAAGTGGAGAAGATGATGAGCTCCTTGAAAACGGACAAGTTCAGTTCAATACTACGTCAATTGTTGGAAAATTATCATCCGACGCCGGTGAGCACAGATACTCTGGAAACGCCGGAGGACTTCCTAACAAGAT TTCCTCGTTTCATGACCGCTAATAATCGCGCAACGTGCCATCCATCGAGAAGGGTGAAATGGTGCGTCGCGTCCAATTTGGAAGAGAACAAGTGTCGGTGGCTCAGGGAAGCTTCGATCGTGTATGGTGTGGAACCAGCAATTTCGTGTATCCAGGAATTGAGCAGAGCAGGTTGTTTAAAGACTCTCAAGACCGAGCGTGCAGATATATTTGTTGCAAAGCCGGAGGAGCTGTTTGACGCCAGAAA AATGGGTCTAAAAACGATCGTGCAGGTGGTACCCAAGAGGAACAATGACTTTGTTAGAATTGCGGCTATCGTCCAACAGGATTCATGGATCAAGAGTTTGAGAGACTTGAAAGGAGTCAAGGCGTGTTTCACGGGATATCGAGACGTTG GGTGGTACGCTTTTGTGGCTGCTCTGAAGAATATATCAGGTACAAAGCCTTATTGCTCGGACACGGAAGCAGTTGCTAACTTTTTTGCAGAGAGTTCCGTCGTTGGTTTGAGTGACAGCGACGGCAAAATGCCATATAATTTACATGCCTTGAATATCCAAG CGAATGGAGTTGGGAAAGATTTGATTGCCTTTGACTGCATGATGTCTAATGTTGGAGATGTGGCTTTTGTTGATTTAAAGAACATCGAGGGGAAAATTG GCAATCCTGGCTATCAGACGAGGAATAACAAGTATCGAACCCTATGCCTTAATGAGGTCGATTCGGATGAAATATGTTTGCTTACGTGGGCTCCGTTAGGCATG GTGATAACACATGAAAATATAACAGACGTAAGACGAGAAGAAATCTACTCGATGCTTTTAGAAATGGACAAGCTTTTCGGAATTACTTTCAAGGGCCCAACGCCTGCGTTCTCCATGTATGGAATATATGATTCAAATcatagtattatatttccG gACGAAACTCAACATCTACAGTTAGAAGTTCACCAAATTCAACGTGTAGCGAGTTATCCTGTTATTATTGATGATCTTGTAAAACAAGCTAATTGCAACGGCGCGGCATATTTGAATTTCCATTATAGTTATATGAaggttatatatattttgatcgTTGTGTtaagtaaattacaaattacctGA
- the LOC132912267 gene encoding transferrin isoform X1: MPVGRSSKMDIRLFVLLFFFAFVHQSINAENLKLCVVESIHTTKRVRELCKQLVISGSQVECVIGNDRFNCLRRLTMAKADFTVMEPEDLVAASAYNEYNILVTNELRMLPDEKQRYEMVVIVSKDVRNIWDVKGKRFCHPGLDTTDDWTNAFSTYFDEWVILRKCDPDKTLLENRMDGLSNFFEAACIAGAWTADTTYDSRLKSKYRNLCAACDNPVGCYTNDAYYGREGALFCLTDNAGDIAWVRLNDTLLHFKTERISKENYKYLCPDGTTRPVKLDKPCVWITKPWPMVVARSEVAEKVEKMMSSLKTDKFSSILRQLLENYHPTPVSTDTLETPEDFLTRFPRFMTANNRATCHPSRRVKWCVASNLEENKCRWLREASIVYGVEPAISCIQELSRAGCLKTLKTERADIFVAKPEELFDARKMGLKTIVQVVPKRNNDFVRIAAIVQQDSWIKSLRDLKGVKACFTGYRDVGWYAFVAALKNISGTKPYCSDTEAVANFFAESSVVGLSDSDGKMPYNLHALNIQANGVGKDLIAFDCMMSNVGDVAFVDLKNIEGKIGNPGYQTRNNKYRTLCLNEVDSDEICLLTWAPLGMVITHENITDVRREEIYSMLLEMDKLFGITFKGPTPAFSMYGIYDSNHSIIFPDETQHLQLEVHQIQRVASYPVIIDDLVKQANCNGAAYLNFHYSYMKVIYILIVVLSKLQIT, from the exons ATGCCGGTGGGAAGGTCGTCAAAGATGGATATTCGATTATTTGTTTTACTCTTCTTCTTCGCGTTTGTTCATCAAAGTATCAACGCTGAAAATt TGAAACTATGCGTGGTCGAGAGCATTCATACAACAAAAAGGGTCCGCGAACTTTGCAAGCAGTTGGTAATCTCAGGGAGTCAGGTAGAGTGTGTTATAGGAAATGATAG GTTTAATTGCCTGCGGCGATTGACCATGGCCAAAGCCGACTTTACCGTAATGGAACCGGAAGATCTGGTCGCAGCATCCGCGTACAACGAATACAACATTCTAGTCACGAATGAGCTAAGAATGCTTCCAGATG AGAAGCAACGTTATGAGATGGTAGTCATAGTATCTAAGGATGTGAGGAATATATGGGACGTTAAGGGTAAGAGATTCTGTCATCCTGGACTGGATACCACTGATGATTGGACCAATGCATTTTCTACg TACTTTGACGAATGGGTAATATTGAGAAAATGTGATCCGGACAAGACGTTGTTGGAGAATCGAATGGACGGTTTGTCGAATTTCTTCGAGGCAGCTTGTATAGCTGGCGCTTGGACCGCCGATACCACATATGATAGTAGATTAA AATCGAAGTATAGGAATCTTTGCGCCGCGTGCGATAATCCAGTCGGCTGTTATACGAATGATGCCTATTACGGTCGCGAAGGTGCTTTATTCTGCCTCACTGATAACGCAGGTGACATTGCCTGGGTTAGATTAAATGATACTCTGCTGCATTTTAAG ACGGAACGGATcagtaaagaaaattataagtatCTTTGTCCGGATGGTACGACGAGGCCCGTGAAACTTGACAAACCATGCGTATGGATAACAAAACCATGGCCGATGGTCGTCGCTAGATC AGAGGTAGCAGAAAAAGTGGAGAAGATGATGAGCTCCTTGAAAACGGACAAGTTCAGTTCAATACTACGTCAATTGTTGGAAAATTATCATCCGACGCCGGTGAGCACAGATACTCTGGAAACGCCGGAGGACTTCCTAACAAGAT TTCCTCGTTTCATGACCGCTAATAATCGCGCAACGTGCCATCCATCGAGAAGGGTGAAATGGTGCGTCGCGTCCAATTTGGAAGAGAACAAGTGTCGGTGGCTCAGGGAAGCTTCGATCGTGTATGGTGTGGAACCAGCAATTTCGTGTATCCAGGAATTGAGCAGAGCAGGTTGTTTAAAGACTCTCAAGACCGAGCGTGCAGATATATTTGTTGCAAAGCCGGAGGAGCTGTTTGACGCCAGAAA AATGGGTCTAAAAACGATCGTGCAGGTGGTACCCAAGAGGAACAATGACTTTGTTAGAATTGCGGCTATCGTCCAACAGGATTCATGGATCAAGAGTTTGAGAGACTTGAAAGGAGTCAAGGCGTGTTTCACGGGATATCGAGACGTTG GGTGGTACGCTTTTGTGGCTGCTCTGAAGAATATATCAGGTACAAAGCCTTATTGCTCGGACACGGAAGCAGTTGCTAACTTTTTTGCAGAGAGTTCCGTCGTTGGTTTGAGTGACAGCGACGGCAAAATGCCATATAATTTACATGCCTTGAATATCCAAG CGAATGGAGTTGGGAAAGATTTGATTGCCTTTGACTGCATGATGTCTAATGTTGGAGATGTGGCTTTTGTTGATTTAAAGAACATCGAGGGGAAAATTG GCAATCCTGGCTATCAGACGAGGAATAACAAGTATCGAACCCTATGCCTTAATGAGGTCGATTCGGATGAAATATGTTTGCTTACGTGGGCTCCGTTAGGCATG GTGATAACACATGAAAATATAACAGACGTAAGACGAGAAGAAATCTACTCGATGCTTTTAGAAATGGACAAGCTTTTCGGAATTACTTTCAAGGGCCCAACGCCTGCGTTCTCCATGTATGGAATATATGATTCAAATcatagtattatatttccG gACGAAACTCAACATCTACAGTTAGAAGTTCACCAAATTCAACGTGTAGCGAGTTATCCTGTTATTATTGATGATCTTGTAAAACAAGCTAATTGCAACGGCGCGGCATATTTGAATTTCCATTATAGTTATATGAaggttatatatattttgatcgTTGTGTtaagtaaattacaaattacctGA
- the LOC132912267 gene encoding transferrin isoform X2 — MPVGRSSKMDIRLFVLLFFFAFVHQSINAENLKLCVVESIHTTKRVRELCKQLVISGSQVECVIGNDRFNCLRRLTMAKADFTVMEPEDLVAASAYNEYNILVTNELRMLPDEKQRYEMVVIVSKDVRNIWDVKGKRFCHPGLDTTDDWTNAFSTYFDEWVILRKCDPDKTLLENRMDGLSNFFEAACIAGAWTADTTYDSRLKSKYRNLCAACDNPVGCYTNDAYYGREGALFCLTDNAGDIAWVRLNDTLLHFKTERISKENYKYLCPDGTTRPVKLDKPCVWITKPWPMVVARSEVAEKVEKMMSSLKTDKFSSILRQLLENYHPTPVSTDTLETPEDFLTRFPRFMTANNRATCHPSRRVKWCVASNLEENKCRWLREASIVYGVEPAISCIQELSRAGCLKTLKTERADIFVAKPEELFDARKMGLKTIVQVVPKRNNDFVRIAAIVQQDSWIKSLRDLKGVKACFTGYRDVGWYAFVAALKNISGTKPYCSDTEAVANFFAESSVVGLSDSDGKMPYNLHALNIQANGVGKDLIAFDCMMSNVGDVAFVDLKNIEGKIGNPGYQTRNNKYRTLCLNEVDSDEICLLTWAPLGMVITHENITDVRREEIYSMLLEMDKLFGITFKGPTPAFSMYGIYDSNHSIIFPIQRYSHVHLCKCRNQLPYRLN, encoded by the exons ATGCCGGTGGGAAGGTCGTCAAAGATGGATATTCGATTATTTGTTTTACTCTTCTTCTTCGCGTTTGTTCATCAAAGTATCAACGCTGAAAATt TGAAACTATGCGTGGTCGAGAGCATTCATACAACAAAAAGGGTCCGCGAACTTTGCAAGCAGTTGGTAATCTCAGGGAGTCAGGTAGAGTGTGTTATAGGAAATGATAG GTTTAATTGCCTGCGGCGATTGACCATGGCCAAAGCCGACTTTACCGTAATGGAACCGGAAGATCTGGTCGCAGCATCCGCGTACAACGAATACAACATTCTAGTCACGAATGAGCTAAGAATGCTTCCAGATG AGAAGCAACGTTATGAGATGGTAGTCATAGTATCTAAGGATGTGAGGAATATATGGGACGTTAAGGGTAAGAGATTCTGTCATCCTGGACTGGATACCACTGATGATTGGACCAATGCATTTTCTACg TACTTTGACGAATGGGTAATATTGAGAAAATGTGATCCGGACAAGACGTTGTTGGAGAATCGAATGGACGGTTTGTCGAATTTCTTCGAGGCAGCTTGTATAGCTGGCGCTTGGACCGCCGATACCACATATGATAGTAGATTAA AATCGAAGTATAGGAATCTTTGCGCCGCGTGCGATAATCCAGTCGGCTGTTATACGAATGATGCCTATTACGGTCGCGAAGGTGCTTTATTCTGCCTCACTGATAACGCAGGTGACATTGCCTGGGTTAGATTAAATGATACTCTGCTGCATTTTAAG ACGGAACGGATcagtaaagaaaattataagtatCTTTGTCCGGATGGTACGACGAGGCCCGTGAAACTTGACAAACCATGCGTATGGATAACAAAACCATGGCCGATGGTCGTCGCTAGATC AGAGGTAGCAGAAAAAGTGGAGAAGATGATGAGCTCCTTGAAAACGGACAAGTTCAGTTCAATACTACGTCAATTGTTGGAAAATTATCATCCGACGCCGGTGAGCACAGATACTCTGGAAACGCCGGAGGACTTCCTAACAAGAT TTCCTCGTTTCATGACCGCTAATAATCGCGCAACGTGCCATCCATCGAGAAGGGTGAAATGGTGCGTCGCGTCCAATTTGGAAGAGAACAAGTGTCGGTGGCTCAGGGAAGCTTCGATCGTGTATGGTGTGGAACCAGCAATTTCGTGTATCCAGGAATTGAGCAGAGCAGGTTGTTTAAAGACTCTCAAGACCGAGCGTGCAGATATATTTGTTGCAAAGCCGGAGGAGCTGTTTGACGCCAGAAA AATGGGTCTAAAAACGATCGTGCAGGTGGTACCCAAGAGGAACAATGACTTTGTTAGAATTGCGGCTATCGTCCAACAGGATTCATGGATCAAGAGTTTGAGAGACTTGAAAGGAGTCAAGGCGTGTTTCACGGGATATCGAGACGTTG GGTGGTACGCTTTTGTGGCTGCTCTGAAGAATATATCAGGTACAAAGCCTTATTGCTCGGACACGGAAGCAGTTGCTAACTTTTTTGCAGAGAGTTCCGTCGTTGGTTTGAGTGACAGCGACGGCAAAATGCCATATAATTTACATGCCTTGAATATCCAAG CGAATGGAGTTGGGAAAGATTTGATTGCCTTTGACTGCATGATGTCTAATGTTGGAGATGTGGCTTTTGTTGATTTAAAGAACATCGAGGGGAAAATTG GCAATCCTGGCTATCAGACGAGGAATAACAAGTATCGAACCCTATGCCTTAATGAGGTCGATTCGGATGAAATATGTTTGCTTACGTGGGCTCCGTTAGGCATG GTGATAACACATGAAAATATAACAGACGTAAGACGAGAAGAAATCTACTCGATGCTTTTAGAAATGGACAAGCTTTTCGGAATTACTTTCAAGGGCCCAACGCCTGCGTTCTCCATGTATGGAATATATGATTCAAATcatagtattatatttccG ATACAGAGGTACAGCCATGTTCATCTGTGTAAATGCCGCAACCAATTACCGTACCGATTGAACTGA